A region from the Lemur catta isolate mLemCat1 chromosome 7, mLemCat1.pri, whole genome shotgun sequence genome encodes:
- the CSRP3 gene encoding cysteine and glycine-rich protein 3, translating to MPNWGGGAKCGACDKTVYHAEEIQCNGRSFHKTCFHCMACRKALDSTTVAAHESEIYCKTCYGRRYGPKGIGYGQGAGCLSTDTGEHLGLQFQQSPKQARSATTSNPSKFTAKFGESEKCPRCGKSVYAAEKVMGGGKPWHKTCFRCAICGKSLESTNVTDKDGELYCKVCYAKNFGPTGIGFGGLTHQVEKKE from the exons ATGCCAAACTGGGGCGGAGGCGCAAAATGTGGAGCCTGCGACAAGACCGTCTACCACGCGGAGGAAATCCAGTGCAATGGAAGGAGTTTCCACAAGACCTGTTTCCACTGCA TGGCCTGCAGGAAGGCCCTCGACAGCACGACAGTCGCGGCTCACGAGTCCGAGATCTACTGCAAGACCTGCTATGGTCGCAGGTACGGCCCCAAGGGCATCGGGTATGGACAAGGCGCCGGCTGTCTCAGCACGGACACGGGCGAGCACCTCGGCCTCCAGTTCCAACA GTCCCCAAAGCAGGCACGCTCAGCCACCACCAGCAACCCTTCCAAGTTCACTGCGAAGTTCGGAGAGTCGGAGAAGTGCCCTCGATGCGGAAAGTCAGTCTACGCCGCTGAGAAGGTCATGGGAGGCGGCAAG CCTTGGCACAAGACCTGTTTCCGCTGTGCCATCTGTGGGAAGAGTCTGGAGTCCACGAATGTCACTGACAAAGATGGGGAACTTTACTGCAAAG TTTGCTATGCCAAAAATTTTGGCCCCACGGGGATTGGCTTTGGAGGCCTTACACATCAAGTggaaaagaaagagtga